The DNA region AGAAAGCATTCCTTTTCGGGAGGCTGGTGTCGTTCCGGCTGGGGCGATCGCCGCATTACAAGCTTTGCGAGATTTTGGAAATATTCAGGCGGGTCAAAAAGTATTGGTAAAAGGCGCGTCAGGTGGTGTCGGTTCGTTCGCTGTCCAAATTGCCAAAGCTTTCGGGGCAGAGGTAACCGCAGTATTGAGCACAAAAAAATTAGAGATGGGGCGATCGCTCGGGGTAGACCATCTGATTGATTACCAAAAAACGGATTTAACAACCCTTGAAGAGCAATATGACCTCATTCTCGATGCAGCAGGATTTCAACCGTTTTGGCATTATCTCCCTCTCCTAAAACCCACCGGAACCTATGTCATGGTCGGTGGCGCAACAACGCCATTCTTTCAAGCAATGTTATTCGGGGCGATCGCCGAAAAAATTACGGGTAAAAAAATTAAGTGCTTGGAAGCGAAAATGAACACAGACGATCTGAAACTCATTCGAGATTGGTTAACAGATCAAAAAATTAAGCCTTTCATTGATCGCGATTTTCAATTGACAGAAGTACCTGATGCTATTCGTTATCTCGAACAACGCCAAGGTCGAGGCAAAATTGCAGTTCAGGTGTCATCACTTTAGGCAGACAATAATGGCAGGTCAGATGTGTCCCGTTATGTTGTCGATTGACGGCGCTCTAAGAAAATGGAGACTATAACCCAAGCAACGAGTAAACCTACAATCCCGATACCAAATTTGCCCATAATATCGAGCACCTCGGGTAGCGGCAAAAATTGACCTAGGAAGTAAGGCAAGGTCACCGTCACCCCGGCCCAAACTACCGCTCCCGCTAAATTACAGGTGAGAAATAAGGCAAAAGGCATTTCGACAATGCCAGCGAGGGGAGCGGCAAAAATTCGAAAGAAGGTAACAAACCGCCCAAAGAAGACAGCTTTAGGAGCATTTTCAAGGAATTTTTCACGGGCTTCGTCTATTTTCTGGTCGCTAATCCGAAAGACATGGGCAATTTTCCGCAATAACGGTAGCCCACCCCATTTGCCGATGAAATAGCCAATGCTATTGCCTAAAAATGACCCGGCGATCGCCCCGAGCAGCACCCATTGATATTTCAGCTCACCACTACCGGCGAGGAATCCCCCCAACAGCGTGAGCGCTTCCCCTGGTATGGGAATCCCTGTATTTTCCAGACCAATCCCAACAAACACAGACCAATAGCCATAGTCATGAATAAACAGTTGCAGCGACTCTAAGGTGAAAAAATTTGTGACAAAATCTATGACAAAATCGAGGGTCATCGAAAATTCTTATTGGTTTTGCATTTATCCATTATGGGGTAGAGGCTCACACTCTTTGCAAAAAGAAGCCCCCAATTTCCCCCAAAATTCTTTAAGATAATTATTACGCAATGTAACAGAGTACTTCCTACCGTGACTCAGCTCGCTCCCCAGCCCAACTCTACAGAACCTGAGCAAATGTCCCATCCTCCAAAGCAGCGCGGTCTCGGTTGGAAAGGTATTGTTATTGGCGTTGTGATCGGTGTAATTGTCAGTGGCGTTGCGGGTCGATTTGGTCAGTCAGGAGCAGAGAATGACGCTCCGGCAGAGACGACAGAAGAAACAGCTGCTTCTAGAGAACCGAGCCGGGCCGTTACGGTAGAAACCATCGAAACTCAGGCGATCGCCAAAACAATTGAAGTTGTCGGTACTGTTGCAGCAGCAGATCTCATTTCGGTATCCTCACCGCGCAATGGACTGCAAATTACGAATTTATTAGTTGATGAAGGGGACTACGTTCAAGCGGGACAAGTTTTAGTGCAGCTGAATAATGACACCCTCCGCGCCGAATTGCTCCAAGCCAAAGCACAGGAAAGTCAATCTGCCGCTCGTTTAGCCGAGTTGACTGCGGGTGCAAGACCAGAAGAAATTGCCCGTGCCAAGGAACAAATTTCCCAAGCGAAAGCTGGTATTGAACGGGCAGAAGCAGATTTCGAACTTGCTCAACAACGCCTAGATCGTAATCAAGAGCTACTCAGTTCTGGGGCGATCGCCGCCGACACCCTCGATGATGCCCGTAGTCGCCGAGATTCAGCCCAAGCTAGCCTCAACCAAAATCAAGCAACCCTTAGAGAAGCAGAACAGCGCCTCCTCGAACTTCAACGGGGAACTCGTCGTGAAATTATTACCCAAGCCCAAGCCCAACTCAAACAATCTGAAGCCCAAGTCAATGTTGTAACAACTCGCCTCCAGGAAACCCAAATTGTGGCCCCTCGTGGCGGCAAAATCATCGAGAAATTTGCCCAAGTAGGCGACTTAACAAGTTCTGATCCTTTGTTTTCAATCGTTGAAAATGGGCAGCTAGAGTTACAGGCCAATATCCCGGAAACGCAGCTCTCCGAAGTGCAGCAGGGACAAACCGTGACGCTAACTGCCGATAGCGACCCGACTCTCATATTTAGCGGGACTATCGCCGAAATCATTCCAACTGTTGACCCCCAATCTCGCCAGGCAACGTTGAAAATAACCCTTGCTGCCGACAGTAATCTCAAACCGGGGATGCTCCTCCGCGCTGAAATCAAAACAGCCCAAGCTCGTGGTTACGCTGTACCAACATCTGCAGTCATTCCAGAAGATGGCGAAGGTGCAATCTTATTCCTTCTAAATTCGGATGATACTGTTGCAGCGCAGCCAGTACAGCTCGGCGAACTCCTTAGCAACGATAAAGTGGAAATTCTCAGTGGCCTACAAGCGGGCGATCGCCTAATTCTTGACGGCGCAGCTTATGTCAAAGATGGTGATTTAGTAGAAGTTGTATCGCCCATTAATTAGAGTAAAAACCATTTTCAACTATTATCAAGCACAAAAAGAAATAATCATAAAATTCATATCAAATAATCATAAAATCACAAAAAGTTCATATCCGATTTCTCCTAAGATGTCACACTAAAAGAACTGATTGCCGTTCAAAAGATTAGTGCAGCAGATATCAACCAGAGTTATGAACTTTGCAGTGAACTACTACCGACTGACTCTACCGATTGTTTTGAAAGCAGAGAGGCAGTGTAACTATTTAGTAAGTAAACCAGTAGAACTTTTCATTAATGAGCATGCTCCAGCTGAGTTATCAGAGGTTTGTCCAAAGAAGAAATACATTGACCGATGGAATGAGAAACTCTGGTTACAAGCTCAGGATAAGGATAAGTCTCTCTCACAACGGGCAATCGCCGTTACAGCCTTACGATGTTATGTCTCTTTGTGCTTAGACAAGACTGCTAAATTTATTTTTAAGAAGTATCGAAGCATTAGACCAGAAAACATCAACTTAGATGAAGTCAGAAATTTACTTTTAAGAGATACAGATATAGAGTGCCTATACTTGCTTGAAACTTCTAGCAACTATAGACGCAACAAAATGCAAAAGATGAGTCGAGATGAACGAGGTTTTTCAGAAACTTCAAGTAATGCTGTCGAATATCTTCCTCTAAGTTTCGAGGTTTTAGAGACATGGAATCCCAATCTTGAATCTGCCTTTAGCCTAAACAACTGGACAACTCAGAAGGCACTTGACTCAAACATCATGAAGCAACTGGGTATTGACCGCCATACGCCTTGGTACCGCCTCATGAAAATTGCTCAGCGTCGCCTCAAATTATTTAGTGACTATGACAAAAAATACATTAAAGCCTTCCAACAGGTTTACCAACTTGATTTAGATCAGAATCGAAAAAGCTATAACAGTCCTTATCCAGACCCAACTCAAAAACAGCTAGCCAACGTCTCAGAATTACTAAAAATAGAATTAAAATTTGTCAGCGCAGAGTGGGATATCAAGGCAGTTCAAAGCTATTTGAGGGAATTGGCAGATGAAATTCGCCGCCTGTATTTTGATATGCCTACTAACAGACAACTATTACTAGAGGTCCCTGCTGTAGAAATTGACCACGACCTAGAACGGGCTGTTCTGGATGCTCTTGATAAACTCGGTGAAGAAATTAATATTATTCAGCAGGCTGTTCAAAAAGTTTTTAGCCAACATCAAAAAAGTGTTCAGTCTAGCTTGGAAAGACATAATATTAACTTTCAGAAAATTATTTATCTGTACTATTGTGTCGGTTTGAGTCAATCTGAAATAGCTCGGCAAATTAATCGGGATCAATCACAGGTTTCTAGATTACTCAATCCAAAGAAATATCTGAAACAGACCTACGTCGAATGTATCGATATGGTTATAGGCTCTGTTATGCAAGACTTTTACTTTAGTGACGACCCAAATATTGTTGAGGATCTCGAACGTTATATTCGTGAGATATTCTCTAATGATTTTGAGAAAGCGAGGAAACTAATCTCGAGTCGAAGTAAACGAGGGAAAAATGTTGAGTCTGTTTATTTTCAAGCTATTTGCTCACTTTATTCATAGGAAAATCGTGAAGATAACTCAATTCCAAAAAAATCAGATATTAAAAATTATCTTAGTCATACGCATAACTCTTAGTAACTAAAACGATTAAAGTAAGAAGGAAATAGAAAAATAATGCATAGTAAAAGTGAAGTATTAGAAAAAAAAATCGTAAAACTTAATCAGAAGCATCTGAGTAAAGTAAACGCATTAGTCCCATCTAATTTGAACTTTGTTCTCACCAATAAAGCACGACATAAGCTAATAGCGGTCTTCGCATTACAAGTTTGGCTGGAGCAATATCATCTACAAATTCCCATAGGAGGACTAGAGAATTTGGGCGACGATCTTTTCCAATTACTATGCTTATCTTTTACGACACATTTGAAGCTAGGTAATTTTAAAGTCTGTGTTGTTCTCTGCGAAAACGAAGAAGAAGATATTTTAGATATTCCGGTGATCGCCGTCGAACTGCCTAAGCTAGCTTCTCACTTATACATATTTGTCAGCTTACGAGAAGAGGAGACTAATGCAAATAGTATTGACAACCAAACATCTATTCAAGCGAATATTTTAGGGTTTGTGAGACATGATCAGATTCGGGAGCGAAAACTAGATATTGACTATGATGAAACTCTGAAAAGTTATAGCGTTCCTCTTACAAACCTTGAGCCAAGCTTCAGTGCGCTTCATACCTGTATTCGTTATGTTAATCCTGATAAAGTCGTTGTGCCGTCCAGTCTCCACTATCCGGTTAGTGGGTTAGTGACGGCGAGAACAATAACAGAAAAAATGATGGCTCTTGCGCCATGCACATCTTGGTTAGCAGAATTATTTACTGGTGAAGAGCTAAATTACATCTTAGATGATAAAAAATCCAGGGAAAATTTACTAGAAAAGCGAGTTTTATCTAAGCCTATTTTACCCAAAATAAATTTATACGAATGGTTCCAAGAAATCATTAACGATAAGCAATCTAACCTTTTAACACCAAGAAAGTTTGTTGGAAATTTTCGAGGGACAAATGACAATCTTGCAGAAGAAAAAATTCGTGAATTCATCGCTTTAAAAGAGATTCCAGAAAATAAAAGTAAGTTACAGAGCAATGAGATCAATATTGGTTCTCTGATTTGTCAATATATTACTGTTACTTGGCCAAAATTTGAGACACAATTACATACCGGTGTGAATTTTTGCTTACTGTTGATTCCACTAAACCAGAAATACTTGCCGAATGGTATATCTGTAACGATTCAGCAATCACCTTTCCCAGATGAAGTCTACAAAAATTCTGAATTCGATTTGTATTACGATCTGATTTTAGATCTTGACCTACAGAATGAAATCAAGATTATTCTTAACTATAAAGAAGCCACTTATCAACAAGAGTTTATTTATTTAGAAAACTGAAAAAAGATTTTTTGGATTGGAGTCTAAAGAAGTCTCAATAAATATGTTGATGTAAGACAATGAAAAAAGTAACAGATAGCTTAGAGATAAAAAAAATAAAGTTTGAATTAAATATAGAGGAACATAATAGAAGTTTTTCTATTGCTGCTCGCTCACATGACCAAATAGCTGGATATCCTCGTCCAGAACAATCTGCTCGCTTAGATTATCCGGAGGATTTAGTACTTGCCTTAGAGGAGTGGCGTACTGCCTATCATGTCTACTATAAGAATATTTCTGGCAATCAAAATGCAGAACCACCTGCCCAAATTAATAAGTCTGAAGATGAGCAAACAAACTCCAATAGAAGGAGAGCTAGACGTGCTAGAGGTGGGAATCAAGATGAAAGAAAACTGAAGGATTTGATTGATCTTGAAAAAAATCTAAAGAAAGTCTTTACTGAGTGGCTTGAGAATCCTAAAATTTTATTAATTCGAGATTTTATTCGTCAAAAAATAGGAGTTTCAGCTTCTGATAGTGGCATTAGAAGTCACGATATTTTATTTAGTAAAGTTGATATTTTTATTGATTGTCAAGGAGAGCATTCGAAAGAATTTCGTAAGCTGCCGTGGTCAGAATGGCTGATTTTACCGAAAAAAATCAATGAAGAAAACCCTGATTTAATTAGATTCTTTCATACTGATCATAATCTCAATAGCGATAGTACTTTAGCTCCACTTCAAGAAAAGAAGTCTCGTTTGTTAGTGCTAGTTGGTGAGTATCGGGATCTAAATTTTAAAGAAGAGATAGACCTTTTTCAGAAGTTAGAGGATAAAAAGTTAGCAGATGTTCAGTTTCTCAATGCCAATGATGCAGAGTTTAATACAGAAAAAAAGTTTTTAGATAAATTAAAGGGTTTATTGCAAGATGACCGTGGTTGGACTGCCCTCGCTCTAGTTTGCCATGGTGATGATAAAAATCATGCAGGTGAAATAATTATTTCTCCACAAAGAATTTCGTTTACTGTTTCAAGATTTGCTGAATCGTTAATTATGGCTAAACAAAATGGCTTGCGATTCGCTTTTCTGGGATGTTGTCGAGGTACACTTATCGCCCAGGACTTAGTTCAGCATGGGCTGCACCAAGTATTTTTCCTGACAGAGAAGGTAGGTGATCGCCTAACGAAAGAATTTACCAAGCAGTTTGTAGATGGGCTTTTAGAATATAAATCAGTAGAGTCAATCAAAAGTCAGATTACTGATTATTTCCTAGAAGACAGTCAGAAAAATAGTTTTCCCTCTGCATATTTACTGCCACAGATTTTTTATCATCCAGATACAACTGCCCAAGATTTCTACTTAAGCGAAATTCCTCAGTCAAAGACAATTTGGCGGTTAGCAAAGCAAATCTTGCCTCAGTCACAAAAAGAAGTGATCGCTCTATGTAGTTTCTTGGCAGCAAGCACTTTCTGGTTTGTGCAAGATCCATTTCAAGATATGCGTCTGTTGTCTCAATCGTTCTTGCGAGCTAATGTGTTTTCCCAGAGTCAACCCGAGCCACCTATTCAACTTATTACTATTGACCAAGACTCTATTAATTTAGCGCGAGCAGAAGACCCAAACTTTCAAGAAGCCCCTTTTATTGACCGATCCTATCTGGCTAAAATCATTTCAAAATTATCGGAATTCGATACTCCTATTGTGGCGATCGCCTATGACCTTACAAGTGGCCCAGAGCCGACTCTAAAAAATGCAATTAAGAGTTATCTAACAAAAAAACAAACCTTACTCGTTTTCACAACAAATGGAAACTCACTACCATCATCACAATTTTATGATCCGAATCTTTCTTTCACTGGAGAAGGAAGTTACACCCCATGGGAACTAAGTAAACCTCCTCACCTCAATTGTACAGAAAATTGCTCATTTGCATTTCAGTTAGCACAGCTATCTGCTCTTGTTTCTCAATTTAGTAAGACAGAAAAAGAGACAATTAATGAACGTATGCTTGCTATTTTAGCGAAACAGGAAAATACAGAAGAAAATATTTCATCAGAAACAGATATTCGCTTAGATGCATTTAAAACATTAATAAATGATCAACTTTTTTCCATGAGACAATTCACGCATAACTTTCGAGAATTTGATATTCCAGCATCTAACAATCTGGATATTTCCCTACGAAGGAAGGTTTACAATTTTGTCTTGAAGCGATTATTTCCAACTTCTTTAATTGACTATTCCATCCCACCTCATCATGTTTATGAAAAGATGAATTCATCTTATTTTTTGGCAAGTGATGCAGATAATAGCCACTTACAGAAAAAGTTACGAAATCGTGTAGTGATTATTGCCCCTGGAGATTATAAAGCTGTACAAGATGTTGATTCAGATCTTCCTTTATCAACATGGTATTGGTGTTCATTACAACCTATTTCATTTGATATAAACCCTACAACTTGCGAAGCAAATCTTACCAGTGGCGAAATCCAAGCATATATGGCATATCACTATCTTGAAGGAAAAAATCTTCGTCAAGCCTCTTTTTTGATCACTGGGGTAATCGCTACTCTTGTTGGGAAAATCATTCATTTATACTTGTTTACTCTGGAGCTTGAGATACGTCAAAAAAAGAAACAACTATTTAAAGCAGCCCTAATATTAACAGGAATAATAAATAGTCTTATTTTTTTCTTTTTGAACTTATCAATTCCTTTTATTTTTACGATTCCTATCCTTTGGTATTATATTTTTGCAGCGCAAAAATCTCCATCACAAAAATCACTTTCTTCATAAATTTATTACCATGAAAAACCCTAGACTCCTTGCTATTTTCTCTTTATTTATATTGCTGTCTTTTACAATGAATACAAAGGCAGCAATGCAGAACCAAAGTAATTTAATATATCAAGATGCTCAAATAAAATCAGGCATAAAAAGTGTTGTTGGCTGGCTGAAAGATATCATCACTAAACCTGAGCGTGAACCGCCTAAAGGCTCTAGATTTTGCTTTGTTTCACCGGGGAAAGAAGTTGATGTTTCTATTAGTCAAAAACCAGCCTTCATCTGGCGAGGAAAAGCAGAAGATCTTAAAATCACAGACAAAGAAGGAGTAACCATAAGAGAAATTGAATATTCTCCAACTTTTGAACAAGGATATTGGATTTACCAACCAAATAAAGATCAAGCCCAGTTACCTGAAGGAGAATATTTCTTCTCTGTCCAACCCTTAGATGAAAATGGAAATCCAAAGCGATCCCGAATGAGAAAAGCTTTTCGTATTTCGCCTGATACCATCTACTCTGTTAGTGAGATACCAACTAATAGCAATGACGCACAATTAATGGCAAAAGATTTACTGAGTAAGGGAGTCTTTTGGGATGCTTACACTATCGCTCTAGGCTATCATAGTAATTATGCAACTAACTCGGAATGGAAAAGACAGTTAGAAGAGGCCAAAGCAGAGATTTGTTCGCGAAATTCAAATGATCTTGAAGAATAATCAGTTTCACCACAGTGCTATGCAGTTTTCAGGCAGAGCATCCATCTAAATAGTTAACCTCCCTCCCTCGAACATTCGAGGGAGGGAGGTTAACTATTTGCATATTTCTGAGTAAATTCGGCTAACTAACTCGGAATTTACCAAGGACTACCAACCATTGTGAAAGCAGACCAGTAGATTGGATCCGATAAATCAAACTTCTCTCTCTCGGACAAAAGCTGTTTCTTGTCATTGAGTTCTTCACCACCATTGGAAGCTGAGATATTGAGATTAAGCAATATATTCACATGATTCTCTTCTTCTCTTTGCCAAAGTGCCTCGCTATTCTCAATGTAAACTCGACCTTCTAATAAATCTTCTTGGGTTTGTCTGAGGGCTTCTGCTTTGATTAGCTGATTAGTATAGTTATCAGTTTTAATATCTTGAAATTGCCCATAGGAACTATAAAAACGAGACATGAAAATACTGGAAGCTCTGTCTCCCACTCGCCACAATGTTCCTAACACTGAGTTAGTTTCTGCTTTATGGGCGAAGCCTGCAAATCCTAATTCTGCGGATTGTTGAGGAGTGAGAATTAGTCTTTCTATTCGAAGACCATCTTCGTTGACTTCTCCAATAAATTCATCCACATCGATAGCCGTTTCACAGGCATCTAAAACTAAAAGATTGACATTCCCTAATCCCATTTTTCTAATGTGGTCAAGTTCGAGACGACCATTGTCTGTTCCAGTTCTGTCTGGATTAAAAGATATATAAGTGCCAGTTTCCTTATCAAAATTTGCGTGGGTGCTCCAGTGAACAATTCCCATTGGTGCTTCACGTTGGCGATCACCGACCTTTGGGATAGTAAAAGAAGACTCTACATTGGTGGGAAGAGTCATAAATGAATCGATTAACTCCGCATCAGTACTGATATCTTCTCCTATCTCTTGCCATAGCTCCTCAAACCGCCTTAGACCAGAAGGAACAAATGAAAGAAGTGCTTGCTCATCAATAGGGTCTGCAACTTGAGATGCTCCTGCAACTCTTAAGCTTAAACTCGTTAGAGGCTGGTAATTAGTTTCCGTTAAACTCATGCTAGGCATTAATCCCACGCTCTGTCGAGTAATAATAAAATCCAGTAAGCATTGATCTAAGACCATTTCTACTTCTAGACAATCATTTGTTTCTTGACCCATTGCCGCCAAAGGAACACTACGCAGCACATCATCTAAGATAAATGTCAAATTATCGATGTTTTCTTTTTGTCTAATTTCTGGGTTAAGATTCTCAATTAACCATTCATGAAACTGAGCAGATAGTTTTCTAAACTCATCATCAAAATTTCTGACAATATCTGATGTAGTTTCGTCAACCTTTAGTGTTTTCCGTAGCTGTGTCGTTTTTGCTTTGATGATGCCTCTTTCTGCTCCGGGAACAATCGTAAATTTAATTTCTTCATTTTTTGTCACGGTTATTAGAGTCAGGATATCATCTGGCTGTTCATCAAATTTTCGAGGATCTTGTACACAAGAATCTTTTAGCTCAGGCTCTAGAATCCCTTGAGTCGATTCTTGTGTGATGGTGCAATTTAGCCGTATATTTTGTGGTTGGAATAGTCCATAGACTAACGCTGGTCTAACACCTGTAACACTTTCAATGTAAGCCAATGTATCTTGGATTTCGTTAATACTTTTAATACGAATATCGTTAGCTAACTCATTGCCAGTAAAGTAGCTTTCAAATTGGCGGGTGAAGAATTCATCAATAAAAAAACCTTTGTCTTTAGCTTCAACCTCTTCTTGAATTTTCGGCAGGGTATCGTCAATGGCATTGTCTAGGGCATTGGGAAGACGATCGCTGGTGATGATGCTGATATTGCCGAGGAAAAAAGAACCGGGAAACACACGGAATGTATCGATAGTAAAGTCGCCAGAGTTTAATGCGCCCAGTGTGCCGTTGATAGAAGGATCTCCGACAATAAACGGAATAAATAGATCGCCGCCATTGTGGCGAATTGTAATAGGACCACTACCAGCCCCCCCGAAAGTCGAAATACTCGATAAAAGACCTGTGTCATCAACAAATGCACCTGTTGCCTGAAACAAACCCGTCACAGTGATATCTACTGATCCACCAGAACCAAGTCCACCACCTTGAGCATCAATAAAAACAATGTCGACGCTATTGGGGTCAATAGTGACATCGCCACCATCACCAACGATTCCTCGTGAAATAATTTGACCTGCTGAAATACCCTCAACGGAAAAGATTTCGATGTCGCCACCTGTATCACCGCTAGTGTTGATGTCGCCTGTTTCAATAACAGTTTGGGGATTGCCGAGAGCATTTAAAGAAACATTACCACCGACTCCGCCTGCGTTTGAGGCATCAAGATTTTGGGTAGCGATATTACCGTTATTGCTTAGTAGATTGATATTGCCACCATTGGTCGTAATATTACCCGCTAGATCAATATCTAATTCTGCCAAGATATCAACATTGCCGTTATTAACAACTAAATTACTATCGAGGCGAGCATTTCCTGAGTTACTAGAGAGCCTTAAAGTATCAATCTCAAATTCAACATTTGAGTCAGATGAAAGAACCGTATCACCGTCGTTCTCAATCTGAAGCACACCAGAAGTTCTGACATTTTCCAGAAAATTAACACTATTACTGTTAAAGGTTAAATTGCCACCATTTCCCGAAACGGAAGTTGCGTTGATAGCACCCAGATTTATCGCGCCATCAGTTTTAATGAGTGCAGTTCCGGCATCACCATCACCTGTTGTGAAAAGCTCCAAATCACCCGCTGTAACATCGATAGTGCCGCCATTTCGACTTATCAAATTAACAGTACCACCATCCTGTGTTCCCCAGAAGCGAAGAAATCCAGTTGTAATACTTTCATTAGCATTAATAATTAAAGAACCTGCATCCGATTGCGAGCTTTCAATATTCGTGCCAAGTATCCTGCCTGCAAGCACCGTATCACCTAGTTCAGGAAATGCTGTATTCACAGAACCTTCGGTGCTAGTAATTTCAATGCTTCCTGCACTGGAACCAACGCCAAAGCTAGATACAGACATTGTTCCCACTTGAACATCATCCACTGCTTGAATGGAAATTTGTCCACCATCTCCTAACTGATTAGAGGCATCAATAAATAGAGGCAAACTGTCCGTAAAGCTAGAGGTATCACCAGTGAAAATGTTTTCTAACTTGATACCTCCACCTGCGTTAAGGAAAATGCTCCCTGGCAATGAATCTGTAAGGGCTAAGTTATTTGGGTCAGCTCCAACTCTCAAACAGTTATAAGGACAATTAAGAGTGATATTTCCTCCGGCAGTCAAATCAATTCCACTACTAGAAACCGCATTAGAAAAGTTTGAAACCACTCCATTAAAAACACTCGCTGGATCATCAGTTCCAGTTAAGGTTAAGTTGTTTCCTGCATTTACTGTAATATTTCCTGCATTTCCAAAGTTTGGATTTGAAATTAGAGTACCAGCCGTAATATTGCCTGTTGCAGTTAGATTGATATTGTCAGAATTAAAACCAGTCGAAGAAATATTTTGAATGGTTAAGTCTCCATTAGTTGCAGTTAAAGAAACTGCTCCGCCAGAAGCATTATTATTCTGTCCTGCTTCAGATCGAATGTGTGCATCAATTGATATATCTGTTGCTGCATTAATTGTGATTCCCCCACTATTCCCATTAGCAGAAGAAACAAATATTTGGCCCCTGTTATTAGTGTCATCATTGGCCCTAAGTGAAACAGAGCCATTTATACTTTCAATCGTTATATCTCCAGCATTCTCCGTGGATTGATTAGGAGTAAATGGGTCATCGTAATCAACACCAGTATCAACATCTGTTAGCACAATATCTTGACTCGCGATAACGGTAATATTTCCAGATGCAACACCCGGTTGTGAAATTCCCGCATTTAAGTAACCTTCGGTAATTGAGATTCCGCCGTTT from [Leptolyngbya] sp. PCC 7376 includes:
- a CDS encoding CHAT domain-containing protein, whose amino-acid sequence is MSTKLFIPSSAIYTVAAIASISTPVFAQNIVPSAETNTLVNQNNNLYTITGGMVTPDNLNGFHKFDIFNLDSGEIANFWMQQDLRNLFIGVNGGDPSIINGLIELTGSDANFFFANPAGIVFGQGAAFNLPADLTVTTANRIGFGEDSWFDVLGANGYSALLGDPTGFAFDALEPSAIINEGDIYLENGSLSFYGGGVAHTGSLKAEKVMIQSVDGQTTARILPEGSLIGIEIDITPEEPANISTSNFSELNQSQSTSQKTLLQTNSGDVEFSTIISGEIDTLSGSEIGGDIKILGEAVLLNENANINALGELGGGDINIGGSFQGTGDLENSQFTLVEENVAISADALTSGDGGDIIIWADNRTDFFGSLSSRGGEVSGNGGFAEISGKNELFYRGNADLGSKNGEIGTLLFDPVDIEISNQATATVLESDIENGITTNLIFEATNDIIFETLDDNNLVFPTSNVDIVFAANSDGIDGGNISMSENIFFKAASSAGSTQGRSITFSGNNISLGDFDTNSGISGTPGIGNPAPGGSIIINATGNITTGNLDVSADSDQTNSPRIPNTGSSGSLTIATNGGNITTGRLSVNAAEGSPGDITLQASGNILVDGNIEAGTVFAEGGSGGAINLASDTGSIQVNGLIGSTTGNNSFTGEISIGGEITLNAFTDLSVSAGVSSRAVQFSNAASSQSGNLTFISQTGNISITEDIFTQGNTTVGTGGAITFNVPNGSLNVENVTSSGFNSGNIILTARDNLSSGQLLAISASDGTNGDVSVTSSNGSIDISSNIGTFSETTSISRSAGGNITLSASENINFSGCGTTSNAAGVTTGVCVETFGGDINLISENGGISITEGYLNAGISQPGVASGNITVIASQDIVLTDVDTGVDYDDPFTPNQSTENAGDITIESINGSVSLRANDDTNNRGQIFVSSANGNSGGITINAATDISIDAHIRSEAGQNNNASGGAVSLTATNGDLTIQNISSTGFNSDNINLTATGNITAGTLISNPNFGNAGNITVNAGNNLTLTGTDDPASVFNGVVSNFSNAVSSSGIDLTAGGNITLNCPYNCLRVGADPNNLALTDSLPGSIFLNAGGGIKLENIFTGDTSSFTDSLPLFIDASNQLGDGGQISIQAVDDVQVGTMSVSSFGVGSSAGSIEITSTEGSVNTAFPELGDTVLAGRILGTNIESSQSDAGSLIINANESITTGFLRFWGTQDGGTVNLISRNGGTIDVTAGDLELFTTGDGDAGTALIKTDGAINLGAINATSVSGNGGNLTFNSNSVNFLENVRTSGVLQIENDGDTVLSSDSNVEFEIDTLRLSSNSGNARLDSNLVVNNGNVDILAELDIDLAGNITTNGGNINLLSNNGNIATQNLDASNAGGVGGNVSLNALGNPQTVIETGDINTSGDTGGDIEIFSVEGISAGQIISRGIVGDGGDVTIDPNSVDIVFIDAQGGGLGSGGSVDITVTGLFQATGAFVDDTGLLSSISTFGGAGSGPITIRHNGGDLFIPFIVGDPSINGTLGALNSGDFTIDTFRVFPGSFFLGNISIITSDRLPNALDNAIDDTLPKIQEEVEAKDKGFFIDEFFTRQFESYFTGNELANDIRIKSINEIQDTLAYIESVTGVRPALVYGLFQPQNIRLNCTITQESTQGILEPELKDSCVQDPRKFDEQPDDILTLITVTKNEEIKFTIVPGAERGIIKAKTTQLRKTLKVDETTSDIVRNFDDEFRKLSAQFHEWLIENLNPEIRQKENIDNLTFILDDVLRSVPLAAMGQETNDCLEVEMVLDQCLLDFIITRQSVGLMPSMSLTETNYQPLTSLSLRVAGASQVADPIDEQALLSFVPSGLRRFEELWQEIGEDISTDAELIDSFMTLPTNVESSFTIPKVGDRQREAPMGIVHWSTHANFDKETGTYISFNPDRTGTDNGRLELDHIRKMGLGNVNLLVLDACETAIDVDEFIGEVNEDGLRIERLILTPQQSAELGFAGFAHKAETNSVLGTLWRVGDRASSIFMSRFYSSYGQFQDIKTDNYTNQLIKAEALRQTQEDLLEGRVYIENSEALWQREEENHVNILLNLNISASNGGEELNDKKQLLSEREKFDLSDPIYWSAFTMVGSPW